The following proteins are encoded in a genomic region of Xenopus laevis strain J_2021 chromosome 3L, Xenopus_laevis_v10.1, whole genome shotgun sequence:
- the tmem256.L gene encoding transmembrane protein 256 homolog: MAAPKLWRRLGAVSGALAVTAGAYGAHGLRTSDRDDYLKELFATANHYHFLHSLALLAVPHCRRPLLAGSLLTSGLVLFSGTFYYQALTGDPTLTKAAPLGGILLICGWAALAL; this comes from the exons ATGGCGGCTCCTAAGTTGTGGCGGCGCCTTGGGGCTGTGTCTGGGGCTCTCGCGGTGACAGCGGGCGCTTATGGAGCTCATG GTCTCAGGACGAGCGACCGGGACGATTACCTGAAAGAG CTCTTTGCAACTGCCAATCACTATCACTTCCTGCACAGCCTGGCATTACTGGCAGTACCACACTGTCGCCGCCCACTGCTG GCCGGCTCATTGCTGACATCGGGATTGGTTCTTTTCAGTGGAACGTTCTATTATCAGGCTCTGACGGGGGACCCCACTCTGACCAAAGCGGCACCTCTGGGTGGCATCTTACTGATTTGTGGATGGGCAGCTCTGGCATTGTGA
- the LOC108711835 gene encoding transmembrane protein 102, giving the protein MTSSARPLTNVDFCSGSRMEELNKLMEELERRESSALQGRDLRESCQQAMKYVFSLIEQLHPLPSPNSLLVLQGGLCSGSLDVSPVDLGSTSPLSCPPISYTILVPILRLPSPTLLHQTSPCHYRVPVSLWDPPHPQLSSSPPFVSPYNVSVWFTPSLLSAVSSCPIPAPPHLCQEGAEPWGNCTSLLFSNSSDVFLRFDVVPVVEVRGWPAGVQYLEDWVDEEQGPPRLFHLLPWGAEGQWRVSFPGVELFMRRCLHPALSRVLRASVSVLRPFLQGSDAPGPYVIWVTLLHACERLPKGFLCQGHNAASCFLGLLEELSFYFLRGSCPNPFLPGCDLLSGISRGPYLAHRVSEVRAQPVTHLREAVKEAKEANKGGERDEKEETEQREEERGSSCSPS; this is encoded by the exons ATGACCTCCTCCGCCCGACCTCTGACCAACGTCGACTTCTGCTCCGGGTCCCGCATGGAGGAACTGAACAAACTGATGGAGGAGCTGGAGAGGCGGGAGAGCAGCGCTCTGCAGGGGCGGGACCTGCGGGAATCCTGCCAGCAAGCTATGAAATATGTCTTCTCTCTGATTG AGCAACTtcaccctctcccttcccccaaCTCTCTTCTGGTTCTCCAGGGGGGTCTGTGCTCGGGTTCCCTCGATGTGTCCCCTGTAGACTTGGGCTCCACTTCTCCTCTCTCCTGCCCCCCCATATCCTACACCATCTTGGTCCCCATCCTGCGCCTCCCCTCCCCCACTCTGCTCCATCAGACCTCTCCTTGCCATTACCGGGTGCCTGTCTCTTTATGGGACCCTCCTCATCCTCAGCTCAGCTCCAGCCCCCCCTTCGTGTCCCCCTACAATGTTTCTGTGTGgttcaccccctccctcctctctgctGTGTCCTCCTGTCCTATCCCTGCCCCCCCTCATCTGTGCCAAGAAGGGGCAGAACCGTGGGGCAACTGCACGTCTCTGCTCTTCTCCAACTCCAGCGACGTTTTCTTGCGCTTCGATGTGGTGCCGGTGGTGGAGGTGCGAGGGTGGCCAGCGGGGGTGCAGTACCTGGAGGACTGGGTGGATGAGGAACAGGGACCCCCCAGACTTTTCCACCTACTTCCTTGGGGGGCTGAAGGACAGTGGAGAGTGAGTTTCCCCGGGGTGGAGCTGTTCATGAGGAGGTGTCTCCATCCGGCCCTGTCCAGGGTGCTCCGGGCATCTGTATCAGTGCTGAGACCTTTCCTGCAGGGCTCGGACGCCCCGGGGCCCTATGTCATATGGGTGACCCTCCTGCACGCCTGTGAGAGGCTCCCCAAGGGTTTCCTGTGCCAGGGGCACAATGCTGCTTCCTGCTTCCTGGGACTGCTGGAGGAACTCTCCTTCTACTTCCTGCGAGGCTCCTGCCCCAACCCCTTCCTCCCGGGGTGCGACCTTCTCAGTGGCATCAGCAGGGGCCCCTACCTGGCCCATAGGGTGTCTGAGGTCAGGGCCCAGCCCGTCACCCACCTGCGGGAGGCAGTGAAAGAGGCAAAGGAGGCCAATAAGGGAGGAGAGAGGGACGAGAAAGAGGAGACGGAACAGAGAGAAGAGGAGAGGGGGTCCTCCTGCTCCCCCAGTTAA